One Salisaeta longa DSM 21114 genomic window carries:
- a CDS encoding glycosyltransferase family 2 protein has product MHEAIVICTRNRPAELRITLRSIRHALGAHRTLWVIDASDAAQAKATAACCEGPSMHYRRYAKPPSTAAQRNAGVDALPPSVGCLHFVDDDVTVRPGLADALRAHPSWGGVGGRVVEAHAHTPGATALRRLFLLDHPRPGRVLASGHTSYPEPAPPGPTPVEWLPGCACSYRRAVFDAFRFDERLRGYAMLEDLDFSFRVGQLHPLRAVPGAVLEHRRTPTARFDRARYTERALIHRWWFVRKHFAAWERLAYAWAALGEGLALWRAGDRARCRGWQRGLRAVCAGRDPLL; this is encoded by the coding sequence ATGCACGAAGCCATCGTCATTTGCACGCGCAACCGCCCGGCGGAACTGCGCATCACGCTTCGCAGCATCCGGCACGCCCTCGGCGCTCATCGCACGCTGTGGGTGATCGATGCGAGCGATGCGGCGCAGGCTAAAGCCACGGCGGCTTGCTGCGAGGGTCCATCGATGCACTACCGACGCTATGCAAAGCCGCCCTCGACCGCCGCTCAACGCAACGCCGGCGTCGACGCCCTCCCGCCATCGGTCGGCTGTCTGCATTTTGTAGACGACGACGTGACGGTGCGGCCGGGCCTGGCAGATGCGCTGCGTGCGCATCCGTCATGGGGCGGCGTGGGCGGCCGCGTCGTCGAGGCCCACGCCCACACGCCGGGCGCCACGGCGCTCCGCCGCCTCTTTCTGCTCGACCACCCGCGTCCGGGCCGCGTGCTTGCCTCGGGACACACCTCGTATCCGGAACCGGCGCCCCCGGGGCCTACGCCCGTCGAGTGGCTGCCGGGGTGTGCCTGCTCCTACCGGCGCGCCGTTTTTGATGCGTTTCGGTTCGACGAGCGCCTGCGTGGGTATGCAATGCTGGAAGACCTGGACTTCTCGTTTCGCGTGGGGCAGCTGCATCCGCTGCGGGCGGTGCCAGGGGCCGTGTTGGAGCATCGGCGCACGCCTACGGCCCGCTTCGACCGCGCGCGCTACACCGAGCGGGCCCTCATCCACCGCTGGTGGTTTGTGCGCAAGCACTTTGCAGCGTGGGAGCGTTTGGCCTACGCGTGGGCCGCGCTGGGTGAGGGGCTGGCGCTTTGGCGGGCCGGCGACCGGGCGCGCTGCAGGGGCTGGCAGCGCGGGCTACGGGCCGTTTGCGCCGGACGTGATCCGTTATTGTAA
- a CDS encoding ABC transporter ATP-binding protein, with translation MIEVQQLSKTYTLSREQKKEMGDRYTGDTLDALRDVSFTCQPGRIFCLLGPNGAGKTTALRIIAAMLKPTRGTVRVGGCDVMEHPRAVCRQLGFLTGSTGLYDRLTAHELVKYHADLHGVSSTDFQRRRDALFDLLDMHAFADRRIGKFSTGMRQKVSIARTMIHDPDVVVLDEATAGLDVIAARSIIRLVRQCRDDGKTVIFSTHRMDEVNLLADDLGLLHEGRLLYAGSFDAFSDEMEAPTLEDEFIRRVEAA, from the coding sequence ATGATCGAGGTGCAACAGCTCTCCAAGACGTACACGCTCTCGCGTGAGCAGAAAAAGGAAATGGGCGACCGCTACACGGGCGACACCCTCGACGCCTTGCGCGACGTCTCGTTCACCTGCCAACCGGGCCGCATCTTCTGCCTGCTCGGCCCCAACGGCGCGGGCAAGACAACGGCGCTCCGAATCATTGCCGCCATGCTCAAGCCGACGCGAGGCACCGTCCGCGTCGGCGGCTGCGACGTGATGGAGCACCCGCGCGCCGTCTGCCGCCAGCTCGGCTTCCTGACCGGCAGCACCGGCCTCTACGACCGCCTCACCGCCCACGAGCTCGTCAAGTACCACGCCGACCTGCACGGCGTCTCTTCTACGGATTTCCAGCGGCGACGCGACGCGCTCTTCGACCTGCTCGACATGCACGCCTTTGCCGACCGGCGCATCGGCAAGTTCTCGACGGGCATGCGCCAGAAGGTGAGCATCGCCCGCACGATGATCCACGACCCCGACGTGGTCGTGCTCGACGAGGCCACCGCCGGGCTCGACGTGATCGCTGCCCGCAGCATCATCCGCCTCGTGCGCCAGTGCCGCGACGATGGCAAAACCGTCATCTTCTCCACCCACCGGATGGACGAGGTCAACCTGCTGGCCGACGACCTCGGCCTCTTGCACGAGGGCCGTCTCCTCTACGCCGGCTCGTTCGACGCCTTTTCCGATGAAATGGAAGCGCCCACCCTCGAAGACGAGTTCATTCGCCGCGTGGAAGCGGCCTGA
- a CDS encoding ABC1 kinase family protein — MSDASDDSFPASKLDRGKIFAKTGLKVGANYAKYLADRVTKGKDDGTRKRDLNTRNAQELFREFTKLRGTALKLAQSMSMDTGVLPEEFMDVMAQAQYQVPPMNKALVQKRIRDGLGAYPAQLFDAFEAEALAAASIGQVHRARLDDGTPVVVKVQYPNVRETIASDLAMARSIIKRIVKSPNLDEYMDEVRARLNEETDYLNEAENIAFFAEQYASDAVVTPQPVRAYTAETVLTMTYVEGQHLDAFLADDPPQARRDHFGQRLWDFIHEQIASDHRTIHADAHPGNFLFRTDGRLGVIDFGCVKTFPQDFRDDMLRLWRARIADDSAAIEPLLYRLDILHEGMDAAARARLRDFFDRFGSLIVRPYRTDRFDFGAPTFHQELQARFREASELRETTGSPHFVFLNKVLVGIFNLMGQLGPVIDTRRSRTLLEGTVTAL; from the coding sequence ATGTCGGACGCATCGGACGATTCCTTTCCCGCCTCTAAGCTCGACCGTGGAAAGATTTTTGCCAAGACCGGGCTCAAGGTGGGTGCCAACTACGCCAAGTACCTGGCCGACCGCGTCACCAAGGGCAAAGACGATGGCACGCGCAAGCGTGACCTGAACACCCGCAACGCCCAGGAGCTCTTCCGCGAGTTTACCAAGCTGCGCGGCACGGCCCTGAAGCTGGCGCAGTCGATGAGCATGGACACGGGGGTGCTGCCGGAGGAGTTCATGGATGTGATGGCGCAGGCGCAGTATCAGGTGCCGCCGATGAACAAGGCGCTGGTGCAAAAGCGCATCCGCGACGGATTGGGCGCGTACCCGGCGCAGCTGTTTGACGCGTTTGAAGCCGAGGCCCTGGCGGCGGCGTCGATCGGGCAGGTGCACCGCGCGCGCCTCGACGACGGCACGCCCGTGGTGGTGAAGGTGCAGTACCCCAACGTTCGCGAAACCATTGCCTCGGACCTCGCGATGGCCCGCTCCATCATCAAGCGGATCGTGAAGAGTCCCAACCTCGACGAGTACATGGACGAGGTGCGCGCCCGGCTGAACGAAGAGACCGACTATCTGAACGAGGCCGAAAACATCGCCTTCTTTGCCGAGCAATATGCGAGCGATGCGGTCGTCACGCCGCAGCCGGTTCGGGCGTACACCGCCGAAACCGTGCTTACCATGACGTACGTGGAGGGGCAGCACCTCGACGCCTTTCTGGCCGACGACCCGCCCCAAGCGCGCCGCGACCACTTTGGACAGCGCCTGTGGGATTTCATCCACGAACAGATTGCGAGCGACCACCGCACCATCCACGCCGATGCGCACCCGGGCAACTTCCTCTTTCGCACCGACGGCCGCCTGGGCGTTATCGACTTTGGGTGCGTGAAGACGTTTCCGCAGGACTTTCGCGACGATATGCTGCGGCTGTGGCGGGCGCGCATTGCGGATGACAGCGCGGCCATCGAGCCGCTGCTCTACCGCCTCGACATTTTGCACGAAGGCATGGATGCCGCGGCCCGCGCGCGCCTGCGGGACTTCTTTGACCGCTTCGGGTCGTTGATTGTGCGCCCGTACCGCACCGACCGCTTCGACTTCGGCGCGCCCACCTTCCACCAAGAGCTGCAGGCCCGCTTTCGGGAAGCCTCGGAGCTCCGCGAAACGACCGGCTCGCCGCACTTCGTGTTCTTAAACAAGGTGCTGGTGGGCATCTTCAACCTGATGGGCCAGCTGGGGCCGGTCATCGACACGCGACGCAGCCGCACCCTGCTGGAAGGCACCGTCACGGCGCTGTAG
- a CDS encoding sensor histidine kinase encodes MTRKQAYWVCQLGGWGLWAAFGVVLYALLEDAAHTIELGTGFVLTVGLGVGLTHAYRAYLRAYNWTRLPLRALIPRMLLAAVLLSVIWNLVQIGMSEAGWLPEGAGDLSTLQKPVLLVSALTGGGLLLLVWSTIYFGLHFFWNYRQAEIDRLEMAVQSREAKLDALKLQLNPHFLFNSLNSVRALVAEDPEQAQTMITRLARLLRTTLQSSKTVTVPLRKEIEIVRTYLELESVRLEERLAYRIDVPPAVCSRSVPPLLVQTLVENAIKHGIAPRPNGGTVRVSAHCAADALHLRVANTGQLNGSDRSGGIGLQNVRERLRLLFGSEASIELGMDGPATVVATARVPRNPSRVQTGTDASATKPADATHAAATSSQRS; translated from the coding sequence ATGACACGCAAACAGGCATACTGGGTGTGCCAGCTTGGCGGCTGGGGCCTATGGGCGGCGTTTGGCGTCGTGCTGTACGCCCTGCTGGAAGATGCGGCGCACACGATCGAACTCGGTACTGGGTTTGTTTTAACAGTAGGCTTGGGCGTCGGCCTTACGCACGCGTACCGCGCGTATCTCCGCGCCTACAACTGGACACGCCTCCCCCTACGCGCGCTCATTCCCCGCATGCTCCTGGCTGCAGTACTCCTCAGTGTGATCTGGAACCTGGTTCAAATTGGCATGAGTGAAGCCGGATGGCTACCGGAGGGGGCCGGCGACTTGTCAACGCTGCAGAAGCCCGTCTTGTTGGTGTCGGCCCTCACCGGAGGTGGCCTGCTCTTGCTCGTTTGGTCCACGATCTACTTCGGCCTGCACTTTTTCTGGAACTACCGGCAGGCCGAAATCGACCGGCTAGAGATGGCCGTTCAATCGCGCGAGGCGAAGCTCGACGCGCTCAAGCTGCAGCTCAACCCGCACTTTCTCTTTAACAGCCTCAACAGCGTGCGCGCGCTCGTGGCGGAGGATCCGGAGCAAGCGCAGACGATGATCACACGCCTCGCGCGGCTCTTGCGTACCACGCTGCAAAGCAGCAAGACGGTTACGGTGCCGCTGCGCAAGGAGATCGAGATTGTACGCACGTATCTCGAACTCGAATCGGTGCGCCTAGAGGAGCGGCTGGCGTACCGGATTGATGTTCCCCCCGCCGTGTGCAGCCGTTCTGTTCCGCCCCTGCTCGTACAGACGCTCGTGGAAAACGCCATCAAACACGGCATCGCCCCCCGGCCCAACGGCGGTACGGTGCGGGTGAGCGCTCATTGCGCTGCCGATGCGCTGCACCTGCGGGTTGCTAACACCGGGCAACTCAATGGGTCGGACCGTTCCGGCGGCATTGGGCTGCAAAACGTACGCGAGCGCCTCCGCCTGCTCTTTGGCTCCGAGGCTTCGATCGAGTTAGGAATGGATGGACCGGCTACCGTGGTTGCAACGGCGCGCGTCCCCCGCAATCCCAGCCGCGTGCAAACAGGTACGGATGCCTCTGCCACCAAACCTGCAGACGCAACCCATGCAGCGGCGACGTCTAGCCAACGGTCGTAG
- a CDS encoding sterol desaturase family protein, which translates to MAALLGALQQTQTLAMLAGLVVLLLWEHAHPLFDFFRGDARARGTHALRNLLLGGLNAVIISVGFVGLWGAAALWAQQHDVGLLHALPAAAGWTPWVHALGAVLLLDLWTYLWHRLNHVVPVLWRFHRVHHHDPTMDVTTASRFHTGEIVLSSLFRIGIIVAVGVHLWELVLYETLMFAVVQFHHANIALPPALDRALRAVIVTPNMHKIHHSRWQPETDSNYSALFSWWDRLGRTFRMRADVSAIRFGLDGWDAPAHQSVAGVLRTPWRAPDPAGDASADAAPADAASSVPPSPDAST; encoded by the coding sequence ATGGCGGCCCTACTCGGTGCCCTTCAGCAAACCCAGACGCTGGCCATGCTGGCCGGACTGGTGGTGTTGCTGCTGTGGGAGCACGCCCATCCGTTGTTTGATTTCTTTCGCGGCGATGCCCGCGCCCGCGGCACACATGCGCTGCGGAACCTGTTGCTGGGCGGACTCAACGCCGTCATCATCTCGGTGGGCTTTGTGGGGCTGTGGGGCGCGGCGGCCCTGTGGGCGCAGCAGCACGACGTGGGGCTGCTGCATGCGTTGCCCGCCGCGGCGGGATGGACGCCCTGGGTGCATGCCCTGGGCGCTGTGTTGCTGCTTGATCTGTGGACGTACCTGTGGCACCGCCTGAACCACGTGGTGCCGGTGCTGTGGCGCTTCCATCGCGTGCATCACCACGACCCCACGATGGACGTAACGACGGCGAGCCGCTTTCACACCGGCGAAATTGTGCTGTCGTCTCTTTTCCGCATCGGCATCATCGTGGCGGTGGGCGTGCACCTGTGGGAGCTGGTGCTGTACGAAACCCTAATGTTTGCGGTCGTCCAGTTTCATCACGCCAACATCGCGCTCCCCCCGGCGCTCGACCGGGCACTGCGCGCCGTCATCGTGACGCCCAACATGCACAAGATCCACCATTCGCGCTGGCAGCCCGAAACGGATTCGAACTACAGCGCGCTGTTCTCGTGGTGGGACCGCCTCGGGCGCACCTTTCGGATGCGCGCCGACGTGTCGGCGATCCGGTTTGGGCTGGACGGATGGGATGCCCCGGCGCATCAGTCGGTTGCAGGCGTGCTGCGCACCCCGTGGCGCGCGCCCGATCCCGCAGGCGACGCCTCGGCCGACGCGGCACCTGCAGATGCTGCGTCGTCGGTTCCACCATCGCCCGATGCGTCTACTTGA
- a CDS encoding ABC transporter permease, with protein MRAAFTVFKKELIDTLRDRRTIIAMVVVPLVLFPLLFVASTWIMQSQSEQAAQRTLRVALVHGAQADGLAERLAAAPQVDVVTRLAPDSARARVRREVLDAAFIVAPSFQDAVQNLRAGAIEFVYKSGDNTDILRRRLQQVLDGYERQLLEERFSTLQLSLDATEAVQVRDVDVATAQEKIARSIGGFLPYVFILFCFLGSMYPAIDLGAGEKERGTLEALLSTPASRPQILLGKLGTIVLTGVASAVIAIGSVVISPMLVDDVPQSLLDAAYDILDPGVMAALLTMLVPLTLFFGAAQLSLSFYAKSFKEAQSIINPLTIVVIFPVFIGLLPGIELDAVTALVPVLNVSLATKGVIAGDIALGMLALVYGSLAVWAALGLGVCAYLFRQENIIFRT; from the coding sequence ATGCGCGCTGCATTTACCGTCTTCAAGAAAGAGCTGATTGACACGCTGCGTGACCGCCGCACCATCATTGCCATGGTGGTAGTGCCGCTCGTGCTGTTTCCGCTACTGTTTGTAGCGTCGACGTGGATCATGCAGTCGCAGAGTGAACAGGCCGCCCAGCGGACGCTGCGCGTGGCGCTCGTCCACGGCGCGCAGGCCGACGGGCTGGCCGAGCGGCTTGCGGCGGCGCCCCAGGTGGACGTCGTCACCAGGCTGGCGCCGGACTCGGCGCGGGCGCGCGTCCGGCGCGAGGTGCTGGATGCGGCCTTCATCGTAGCCCCGTCCTTCCAGGACGCCGTGCAGAACTTGCGCGCGGGCGCCATCGAGTTCGTCTACAAGTCGGGCGACAACACCGACATCCTGCGGCGCCGGCTGCAGCAAGTGCTCGACGGCTACGAGCGGCAGCTGTTAGAGGAGCGGTTTTCGACCCTGCAGCTCTCGCTCGACGCCACCGAGGCCGTGCAGGTGCGCGACGTGGACGTAGCCACCGCGCAGGAGAAGATCGCGCGTAGCATCGGCGGCTTTCTGCCCTACGTCTTTATTCTCTTCTGCTTCCTCGGCAGCATGTACCCGGCCATCGACCTGGGCGCCGGGGAGAAAGAGCGCGGCACGCTGGAGGCGCTGCTCTCCACCCCGGCGAGCCGCCCGCAGATCCTCCTCGGCAAGCTTGGCACCATCGTGCTGACGGGCGTGGCCTCGGCCGTGATCGCCATCGGAAGCGTCGTCATCTCGCCGATGCTCGTCGACGACGTTCCGCAGTCGCTGCTCGACGCGGCGTACGACATTCTCGACCCCGGCGTCATGGCGGCGCTGCTCACGATGCTCGTGCCGCTGACGCTCTTCTTCGGTGCGGCGCAGCTCTCGCTCTCCTTCTACGCCAAGTCGTTCAAGGAAGCGCAGAGCATCATCAACCCGCTGACCATCGTGGTCATCTTCCCGGTCTTCATCGGCCTGCTGCCGGGCATCGAGCTCGACGCGGTGACGGCGCTCGTCCCGGTGTTGAACGTCTCGCTTGCCACCAAAGGCGTGATCGCGGGCGACATCGCCCTGGGCATGCTGGCGCTCGTCTACGGCTCGCTCGCGGTGTGGGCCGCGCTGGGGCTGGGCGTGTGCGCCTATCTCTTCCGGCAGGAAAACATCATCTTCCGGACGTAG
- a CDS encoding ABC transporter permease/M1 family aminopeptidase, with the protein MFWRIASHEVRFRFRALSTHVYFLLFFALSFLLVNVEGGAFGDGGIGGLSPIVAANSPYAVMLYTTLFSFLGLIITAAFMGQTIYRDYASGIHPLMFTTPVRKLDLLGGRFVGALAVNLYIFASFALGLMAGEVTPWLDASEFGAFRLSAYLQPYLLFVIPNLLFTGALFFALAATTRKMLPNYIGGILLLVGHSIAATLIAGNPIENSTIAALLDPFGLITVDQVTRYWTTTEQNTRLVPLTGLLLANRLLWIGISGTIVAGVIARFRVAHLAGGGSADTTTADEEADPLTAGRVSTLISQLDLPSVQLLYNSRARLQQLVALTRRAFSEIVRDVYFYAILAGGMVFLIIGANEIGQQYGTTVQPVTRIVANELSAGFGIIMVVLIAFYAGRLVWRERDLKVQPLTDTLPVPSSLALVSKFAALVGMVVVLQAVIMAVGIGTQLVKGYTQFELGLYVSELFGIGLLSNALFCALALVVHTVVNHKYVGHLLIILYYLSLAFLPQLGLEHPLYVFGGGISIPYSDLNGYGHYLTRFAWTALHWSAVALVLALIARLLWVRGNETTLRARWEQAKRRLTRPMALRLGGASTLMLCTGAVIFYNVNVLHTYRTNDEQKALRARYERTYGLLEDTPQPRVTAVNVAIDLFPSRRDATIAGSYTLVNKTPRAIDSVHVQLPPQDDVHVEQLTFSQPATIALNDKALGFRTYVLDAPLPPNDTLQLSLRQAIRTRGFAGDVDALVANGTFLRNNVLPQIGYQPRRELSTPSEREDYGLPPKPPLPPRNDSLAQRTNAFSRYADWIDFTATVSTAADQVALAPGHRDTTWLSDGRRYARFTTRAPMLHFYTVLSARYDTVAARWTPPDTASGQAPVDITVYHHPTHTFNLDRLVAGARTALDYYTTHFGPYQNRHLRIAEFPLYHGAFAQSFLGTIPFSESMGFIMRFDEESDIDFPFYVTAHEVAHQWWGHQVAPANVAGAAMLSETLSQYSALMVMKKRYGAHQMRRFLKYELDRYLKGRRTASRGERPLVRVAGQEYIHYQKGSNVMYALQDYIGEDRVNTALRRLINKTKFNKPPYPTSRELMQELEAVTPDSLQYILDDWFRTITLYENRTTKATYTPTGNGRYRVTLNVIARKVRADSLGAETEVAMNDWIDVGVFPPDTSDVPPEPLYLRKHRLKSGAQTITVTVDDEPARAGIDPYAKLIDRAVGDNVTTVARAADD; encoded by the coding sequence ATGTTCTGGCGTATTGCATCACACGAAGTCCGGTTCCGGTTCCGGGCGCTCTCTACCCACGTGTACTTTCTGCTCTTCTTTGCCCTCAGCTTCCTGCTCGTCAACGTCGAGGGTGGGGCTTTTGGAGACGGCGGCATCGGGGGCCTTAGCCCTATTGTGGCGGCTAATTCGCCTTATGCCGTCATGTTATACACGACCCTCTTTAGTTTCTTGGGCCTTATTATCACGGCGGCCTTTATGGGGCAAACCATTTATCGTGACTACGCCAGCGGGATTCATCCGCTCATGTTTACCACGCCCGTGCGCAAGCTTGATCTTCTGGGCGGGCGCTTTGTGGGAGCCTTGGCCGTGAACCTCTACATCTTTGCGAGCTTTGCGCTGGGCCTGATGGCGGGCGAGGTGACGCCCTGGCTCGACGCCAGCGAGTTCGGCGCCTTCCGGCTCAGTGCCTACCTGCAGCCGTACCTGCTGTTTGTCATACCCAATCTGCTGTTTACCGGGGCCCTCTTCTTTGCCCTGGCCGCGACGACACGCAAGATGCTGCCCAATTACATCGGAGGGATCCTGCTCCTCGTCGGCCACAGCATCGCAGCGACGCTCATCGCCGGCAACCCGATCGAGAATAGCACGATCGCGGCGCTGCTGGATCCGTTTGGCCTCATCACGGTGGATCAGGTAACACGCTACTGGACGACCACGGAACAGAACACACGGCTCGTGCCGCTCACGGGCTTGCTCTTGGCTAACCGGCTGCTGTGGATTGGCATAAGCGGAACGATCGTTGCCGGGGTCATTGCACGGTTTCGCGTTGCCCACCTCGCGGGCGGTGGATCGGCCGATACCACAACAGCGGATGAGGAAGCAGATCCGCTGACGGCAGGGCGCGTTAGCACGCTCATTTCGCAGCTCGACCTCCCGTCGGTGCAGCTGCTCTATAACAGCCGGGCGCGTCTCCAGCAGCTTGTAGCGCTCACACGGCGCGCTTTCTCTGAGATTGTACGCGACGTGTACTTTTACGCTATTTTGGCGGGCGGTATGGTTTTCCTTATCATCGGGGCAAACGAGATTGGGCAGCAGTACGGCACAACCGTTCAGCCCGTAACACGCATCGTAGCAAACGAGCTGAGCGCCGGCTTCGGCATAATTATGGTAGTGCTCATCGCGTTCTACGCCGGGCGGCTCGTCTGGCGCGAGCGCGACTTAAAGGTGCAACCGCTTACCGACACGTTGCCCGTGCCGAGCAGCCTTGCGCTCGTGTCGAAATTTGCAGCACTGGTTGGGATGGTGGTAGTGCTCCAGGCCGTTATTATGGCTGTAGGCATTGGAACGCAACTGGTGAAGGGCTACACGCAGTTTGAGCTGGGGCTGTACGTGAGCGAGCTGTTCGGCATCGGGTTGCTATCGAACGCGCTCTTCTGTGCGCTGGCGCTTGTCGTGCATACAGTCGTCAATCATAAGTATGTTGGCCACCTCCTCATCATCCTCTACTACCTCAGCCTGGCCTTCCTCCCGCAGTTGGGGCTGGAGCATCCGCTCTACGTCTTCGGCGGCGGGATCAGCATCCCGTACTCCGACCTGAACGGGTACGGCCATTACCTCACGCGCTTTGCGTGGACGGCCCTGCACTGGAGCGCAGTGGCCCTCGTGCTGGCGCTCATCGCCCGCCTGCTGTGGGTACGCGGTAACGAAACCACGCTCCGTGCGCGCTGGGAGCAGGCCAAACGCCGCCTCACGCGCCCGATGGCGCTGCGCCTCGGCGGCGCGAGCACGCTCATGCTCTGCACCGGGGCTGTCATCTTCTACAATGTAAACGTGCTGCACACCTACCGTACCAACGACGAGCAGAAGGCGCTGCGTGCCCGCTACGAGCGGACGTACGGCCTGCTCGAAGATACCCCACAGCCGCGCGTGACAGCGGTAAACGTGGCCATCGACCTCTTTCCGAGCCGGCGCGATGCAACCATCGCCGGCTCGTACACGCTTGTCAACAAGACGCCCCGCGCCATCGACTCGGTGCATGTGCAGTTGCCCCCGCAAGACGACGTGCACGTCGAGCAGCTCACGTTTAGCCAGCCGGCTACAATCGCACTAAACGATAAGGCATTGGGCTTTCGCACGTACGTGCTGGACGCACCGCTGCCACCCAACGATACGCTCCAGCTGTCCCTGCGCCAGGCAATCCGCACCCGTGGATTCGCCGGAGACGTGGATGCGCTCGTGGCCAACGGCACGTTTCTGCGTAACAACGTGCTCCCGCAGATTGGTTATCAACCGAGGCGCGAGCTCTCCACGCCCAGCGAGCGCGAGGACTATGGACTGCCGCCGAAGCCACCTCTGCCGCCCAGGAATGATTCGCTGGCGCAGCGCACAAACGCCTTCAGCCGTTATGCCGATTGGATCGACTTCACTGCGACGGTGAGCACCGCTGCCGATCAGGTTGCGCTGGCACCCGGGCACCGCGACACGACATGGCTTTCTGACGGACGGCGCTACGCGCGCTTTACGACCCGCGCGCCCATGCTCCACTTCTACACAGTGCTCTCTGCGCGGTACGACACCGTCGCTGCCCGGTGGACGCCGCCCGATACGGCCTCCGGGCAGGCACCGGTTGACATCACCGTCTACCACCACCCAACCCACACCTTCAACCTCGACCGCCTCGTAGCCGGGGCGCGCACGGCGCTCGATTACTACACCACCCACTTCGGCCCGTACCAGAACCGCCACCTACGCATTGCCGAGTTTCCGCTGTACCACGGCGCCTTCGCCCAGTCGTTTCTGGGCACCATCCCGTTCTCCGAGTCAATGGGCTTCATCATGCGCTTCGACGAGGAAAGCGACATCGACTTCCCGTTTTACGTGACGGCGCACGAGGTGGCGCACCAGTGGTGGGGCCACCAAGTGGCGCCTGCAAACGTGGCGGGCGCCGCGATGCTCTCCGAGACCCTCTCGCAGTACAGCGCGCTCATGGTGATGAAGAAGCGCTACGGCGCGCACCAGATGCGCCGCTTTCTGAAATACGAACTCGATCGGTACCTGAAAGGGCGCCGGACGGCATCGCGCGGCGAACGGCCGCTTGTGCGCGTAGCTGGCCAGGAATACATCCACTACCAGAAGGGCTCGAACGTGATGTATGCCTTGCAAGACTACATTGGCGAGGACCGCGTGAACACGGCCCTGCGTCGTCTTATCAACAAAACGAAGTTCAACAAGCCGCCTTATCCTACATCCCGGGAGCTGATGCAGGAGCTGGAGGCCGTTACCCCCGACTCGCTCCAGTACATTCTCGATGACTGGTTTCGCACCATTACGCTTTACGAAAACCGCACAACTAAGGCCACCTACACGCCGACCGGCAACGGCCGCTACCGCGTGACGCTCAACGTAATCGCCCGAAAGGTACGGGCCGATAGCCTAGGCGCGGAAACCGAAGTTGCCATGAACGATTGGATCGACGTGGGCGTCTTTCCGCCCGACACGAGCGACGTGCCGCCCGAGCCGCTTTACCTGCGCAAGCACCGTCTTAAGAGCGGCGCGCAGACGATCACTGTGACCGTGGACGACGAGCCTGCCCGCGCGGGCATCGACCCGTACGCCAAGCTCATCGACCGCGCTGTGGGCGATAACGTGACGACCGTCGCGCGGGCGGCGGACGACTGA
- a CDS encoding ABC transporter ATP-binding protein, producing the protein MQLRIENVSKTYPNGTQALKEVTLSVSTGLYGLLGPNGAGKSTLMRTIATLQEPDDGTVELNTDDATINVLTEKRRVRRRLGYLPQEFGLYPKARADHLLDHFAVMKGITDASERAATVDTLFDRTNLQDARTQTLDSYSGGMKQRFGIAVALLGDPQLIIVDEPTAGLDPSERTRFLNLLSELGENRIVILSTHIVKDVRELCSNMAMIRKGSIVFEGSPASAIRALEGRIWSHTVTRVTLPMYEARHDVISVRLVAGRPVIRVYAEQDPGDGFKPARPTLEDVYFVRMQDLVSATALKA; encoded by the coding sequence ATGCAGCTTCGCATTGAAAACGTCTCGAAGACCTATCCAAACGGTACACAGGCCCTCAAGGAGGTCACGCTATCGGTCTCCACGGGTCTTTACGGCCTACTGGGCCCCAACGGTGCTGGTAAGTCGACGCTCATGCGAACGATTGCCACGCTGCAAGAGCCCGACGACGGCACCGTTGAGCTCAACACCGACGACGCGACGATCAACGTACTTACAGAGAAACGTCGCGTGCGCCGTCGCCTGGGCTACCTGCCGCAGGAATTTGGGCTGTACCCAAAGGCCCGTGCCGACCATCTCCTCGATCACTTTGCGGTGATGAAAGGTATTACAGATGCGAGCGAGCGCGCCGCGACTGTAGATACGCTGTTTGACCGCACAAACCTCCAGGATGCACGAACGCAAACGCTCGACAGCTATTCGGGCGGCATGAAACAGCGCTTTGGCATTGCGGTGGCGCTCCTGGGCGACCCCCAGCTCATCATTGTAGACGAGCCCACCGCTGGCCTCGACCCTTCCGAGCGGACACGGTTTCTGAATCTACTGAGCGAGCTCGGCGAGAACCGCATTGTCATCCTCTCGACGCACATCGTGAAGGACGTGCGCGAGCTCTGCTCTAACATGGCCATGATTCGCAAAGGCTCCATCGTATTCGAGGGCAGCCCTGCGAGCGCCATTCGAGCCCTCGAAGGGCGTATCTGGAGCCACACCGTGACAAGGGTGACCCTGCCGATGTACGAAGCGCGCCACGATGTCATCTCGGTGCGGCTCGTGGCCGGGCGACCCGTCATTCGCGTCTATGCCGAGCAGGATCCTGGCGATGGGTTTAAGCCAGCGCGCCCCACACTTGAAGACGTTTACTTCGTACGAATGCAAGACCTGGTGTCCGCCACCGCCCTGAAGGCCTGA